In Streptomyces sp. 71268, the DNA window GTACGTGGCCACCAAGAACGACCTGCTCGAACTCGCCCTCGACGAGGTCAACGGCGAGATGCGGCTGCCGGCCGACGGCGAGGTCGACGAGGCGGGCCACCTGGTCGACTGGCGCGACCAGCTCCGCCAACTCGCCAGCGAGTACCGGAAGATCCTCGTCCAGCACCCGTGGGTGTCGCAGCTGGTCGGCGAGTACCTGAACATCGGCCCGAACGCGCGGGCCTTCGCCGAGGCCGCGCAGCGGGTCATCCGCCGCAGCGGCGTGCCCGACGAGGGCATGACGGGCGCGCTGAGCGTGGTCTTCCAGTTCGTCTACGGCTTCGGCACGATCGAGGGCCGCTTCGCGCTGCGCTGCCGGGAGGCCGGCATCAGCCAGGACGACTACTTCTTCCACGTCATGGACACCATCGAGGCCGACCCCGAGCTTGAGGAGTCCTTCGGCAATGCCAGCCGGATCATGCGCGCCCGGGGCGGCTCGACGGTGGAGGAGATGCGCGAGCGCGACTTCGCCTTCGCCCTGGAGATGGTCATCGCGGGCCTTGAGGTCATGCGCGAGCGCGCGGGCCACCCGGCCGACGCGGCGCGCGAGGCGTAGGGCGGCCACCTGCCGTTCGTACGGTCCCGGCGGCCGGACCCGCGCCCTGCCCACAACACGCGCGGGCGCCCGCCGTAGGGGATGCGCGGCGGGCGCCCGGGCCGGGTGCTGGGCAGGAGGGGGTGGGCGCTACGCCGTCTGCGGCGGCAGGTCGCCCTGGACGGTCTGGATGTCGAGTTCGACGCGCAGCGTCGTGCCGATGGCCGCGATGCCCGCCGCGACCACCTGGTTGTAGTGCATGGCGAAGTCCTCGCGGCGCAGCTCGGCCGTCGCCCGGTACGCGGCGCGCACCCCGCCCCACGGGTCCTGGCCGGTGCCCAGGTACGTGAGGTCCAGGTCTACCCGCCGTACGACGCCGCGCATCGTCAGGTCGCCGTGCACGGTCCAGCGGTCGGAGCCGACCGGGGTGAGCCCGGTGCTGGCGTACGTGATCTGGGGGAACTGGGCCACGTCCAGGAAGTCGGCCGAGCGCAGGTGGCCGTCGCGCATGTCGTTGCCGCTGTCGATGCTGGCCGCCTCGATGACCGCCGTCACGCGGGACTGCTCGATGTCCTCGGCGATCTCCACCTGGCCGGCGAAGCCGAGGAACCGGCCCCGGATGCTGGAGATGCCCAGGTGTTGGGCGATGGCCGTAACCGAGGAGTGCACCGGGTCCAGCGACCAGGTGCCCGGCGGCGGCAGCTCCACGCCGCCCTGCCGGGCCAGCACCAGGGTGCCGACGTCGGCCTGGCCGGCGGCCGTGACCAGGGCGGTGGCGGCGGCCGGCGCGTAGCCGACGGCGGTGGCGATCACCGTGTACGGGCCCGGCGGCAGCGGCTCGCCGGTGCGCACCACGCCCTCCTCGTCGGCCGCCGCCCGCGCCACCTGCTGGCCCGCCATGTCGGTGACGGTCAGCACGGCGTGTCGCACGGCCCAGTTGTCGCGCGTGCGTACCCGGGCGCGCAGCCCGCCCCGGGCGCCGTCCGCGCCGGCCGCCGGGCCGGCGCCGGCGTGGCCGTCCCCGGCCTCCGTTGGCGTGCCGTGCGCGCCCTCGCCCGCCCGGCCGTGGCCCGCTCCCATGGTCGTCATGCCGTTCCCGCTCCCGAGTTGCGGCACCGTCGCGGGTGCCGGATCGATCGTTGTCGCGGGCGGGCCGGCGGTCGATCCGCCGGCGTGCGCCCGTGCGTGGAGTGCGGTCACGGCGGCGGCGAGCAGGCCGTCCCCTGCCTGTGCGCTCGCCGCCGCCGCGACCCTGTGGGCCCACTCCAGGCCCCGGGGCCCTCCACAGACCCCGCTCCGGCTCCGGGCGCTTCGCTCGACCCCCGTCGTGGTGCGGGGATCGTTCGCTCAGCGGGCGCCCGGGGCCGGGGTCGTGTCAGCGACCGGTCGGGTCGCCGTCGCCCGTCGCCCGCAGGCGGTCGGTGCCGTCCGGGTGGGCGAGGGTGATGTCGTGGTCGTCGACGCCGGGCCCGGAGACCGGCAGCGCCGTGGACACCGCCGGGTAGCCGCTGGCGATGACCGTGTAGTCGCCGGCGTCCAGGTCGGTGAAGGCGTACGCGCCGTCGTCGCCGGTGCCGGTGATGGCCACGACCTGCCCGGCCGCGTCCACCAGCGTGACCCGCGCGTCCGCCAGCGGCCTGCCGTCGGCGCCGGCCCGTACGGTGCCCCGCACCCGGGCGCCCGAGCGCAGTTCGACCTCGACCCGGGTGTTGCCCTGGCAGCCGACCTCGACCGGCAGCGCGGCGGGCCGGTAGCCGAGGGCGTTGACGGCGAGCGTGAAGGTGCCGGGGGCCAGCTCGGTGAAGGCGAACTCGCCCCGCGCGCCGGTCGCCCCGCTGGCCAGCACGTCGCCCCTGGCGTCGGCGACCACGACCATGGCCGCCTCCACCGGCAGCCCGTCGGCGGCCCCGCGCACCGCGCCGGTCAGCCCGCTGACGCCGGCGAGCAGCACGTCGTGGGCGAGCGGCTGCTGCCCGACGACGACGGTGGCCGCCTGCGGCTGGTGCCCGTCGGCCGCCGCGATCAGCACGTACGAGCCGGCGCCCGGCGCCTGGAGCGCGTACGAGCCGTCCTGTGTCGCGACGGCGCGGCCGAGCTGGTCGCCGCCCTGGGAGATCAGCGTGACGGCGGAGCCGGGGACTCCGGCGCCGTCGCCGCCGCGTATCCGCCCGTGGATCGACACGCCGCCGCCGGCCTCGCCGGCCGCAGCCCGCGCCACGGCCTGCTGCTCCTCGGCCACGGCGGCCGGCTGCGGCACGCCGGCCGTGCCGAGCGCGACCGTCGCCTGGTCGGGGCCCGGGGCCACCGGGCCGCTGCCGTTCGGCGTGGCGGCGCCCGTGGGGGCTCCCGCCTCCTCGGCCCGCGCGCCGGCGGCGCCGACCGCGGCGAGCACCAGGGTGCCCTCCCGGCCCTCCCGGTCTTCCCGACCCTCCTGGTCAG includes these proteins:
- a CDS encoding YceI family protein codes for the protein MTTMGAGHGRAGEGAHGTPTEAGDGHAGAGPAAGADGARGGLRARVRTRDNWAVRHAVLTVTDMAGQQVARAAADEEGVVRTGEPLPPGPYTVIATAVGYAPAAATALVTAAGQADVGTLVLARQGGVELPPPGTWSLDPVHSSVTAIAQHLGISSIRGRFLGFAGQVEIAEDIEQSRVTAVIEAASIDSGNDMRDGHLRSADFLDVAQFPQITYASTGLTPVGSDRWTVHGDLTMRGVVRRVDLDLTYLGTGQDPWGGVRAAYRATAELRREDFAMHYNQVVAAGIAAIGTTLRVELDIQTVQGDLPPQTA
- a CDS encoding TetR/AcrR family transcriptional regulator C-terminal domain-containing protein; this encodes MATGSGTSRPRPSVWLAGPSSGKRKADQPAGLDRVKIIAATVRLLDAEGMARFSMRRLAAELGVTAMSVYWYVATKNDLLELALDEVNGEMRLPADGEVDEAGHLVDWRDQLRQLASEYRKILVQHPWVSQLVGEYLNIGPNARAFAEAAQRVIRRSGVPDEGMTGALSVVFQFVYGFGTIEGRFALRCREAGISQDDYFFHVMDTIEADPELEESFGNASRIMRARGGSTVEEMRERDFAFALEMVIAGLEVMRERAGHPADAAREA